One Lagenorhynchus albirostris chromosome 8, mLagAlb1.1, whole genome shotgun sequence genomic region harbors:
- the LOC132524969 gene encoding LOW QUALITY PROTEIN: RNA-binding protein with serine-rich domain 1-like (The sequence of the model RefSeq protein was modified relative to this genomic sequence to represent the inferred CDS: inserted 1 base in 1 codon), translating into MARALWEIKYALRLVFPSNDSGSVKGRIDLSGVKKKSLLGVKENNKKSSTRAPSPTKRKDRFDEKSKDRSKDKGATKESSEKDRGRDKTGKRRSASSGSSSTRSRSSSTSSSTSSSGSSSGSSSSSASSHSGSSSTSPSCSSGSSPGSPSPSRRRPDNRQRSRSKSKPPKRDGRERRRRSPSPKPTKVHIGRLPRNVTKDHILEIFSIFGKIKMIDIPVDRMHPRLSKGYAYVEFENPDEAEKALKHTDGGQVPLGAGPPCAGDPAPRAAAATGAAPAPPSPSKQGXPKLCPVTCIPSNSLLSLF; encoded by the exons AAGGGGAGAATAGATTTATCAGGAGTGAAAAAGAAGAGCTTGCTAGgagtcaaagaaaataataaaaagtccaGCACTAGGGCTCCTTCTCCTACCAAACGCAAAGACCGCTTTGATGAGAAGTCCAAGGATCGCTCCAAAGATAAGGGGGCCACCAAGGAGTCGAGCGAGAAGGATCGTGGCAGGGATAAAACTGGAAAGAGGCGCAGCGCTTCCAGTGGTAGCAGCAGCACTAGGTCTCGGTCCAGCTCGACCTCCAGCTCGACCTCCAGCTCGGGCTCCAGCAGCGGCTCCAGCTCATCTTCTGCATCGAGCCACTCAGGAAGTTCCAGCACATCCCCCAGCTGCAGCTCCGGCAGCTCCCCTGGCTCTCCGAGTCCTTCTCGGCGCAGGCCTGACAACAGGCAGCGTTCCCGCTCCAAATCCAAACCACCCAAAAGAgatggaagggaaaggagaaggcggagcccTTCCCCTAAACCCACCAAAGTGCACATTGGAAGGCTCCCCAGGAATGTGACCAAGGATCATATCCTGGAGATATTCTCCATCTTcgggaaaattaaaatgattgacATACCTGTAGACAGGATGCACCCCCGTCTGTCTAAAGGCTACGCATATGTGGAGTTTGAAAATCCAGATGAGGCCGAGAAGGCGCTGAAGCATACGGACGGAGGACAA GTTCCCCTCGGCGCAGGTCCCCCGTGCGCCGGCGATCCTGCTCCCCGGGCCGCCGCCGCCACAGGAGCCGCCCCAGCTCCACCTTCTCCCAGTAAGCAGG CACCGAAGCTCTGCCCTGTGACTTGTATCCCGTCCAACTCACTTTTGTCACTTTTCTAG